From one Desulfatiglans anilini DSM 4660 genomic stretch:
- a CDS encoding nucleotidyltransferase family protein, whose protein sequence is MQKRLGVIVLAAGFSSRMGAFKPLLPFGETTVAEHLIRNLRSIGLSEIYVVTGFRADELAGRMAASGAVPIHNPRFEEGMFSSIQAGIQSLPRDLDGFFVLPVDTPLVRPGTFHFLANVLDASNRKGIFIPRFSGRRGHPPLLDAGWAEAILQWQGPYGLRGFFQAHSGSCVEVDVPDRLMLLDMDTPEKYRTLLEALPRQDIPDREECLALLRTLNTPPEELRRIQEASSLASFLGHTLTACGNPVDLQRLEAAALLQHLKPAASKHSESLAAFLKGIGFGRVAETLAAAAHIDPLSTGPQEEADILLLADSHLRRGAAPGSAASSVGTPPSSFGEHGGPEADRRRIDRVQALEKRFEETCGKTISCALQEYREHDDRRRSHGVTAG, encoded by the coding sequence ATGCAAAAACGCCTCGGCGTGATCGTGCTCGCCGCCGGTTTCTCCTCCAGGATGGGCGCCTTCAAACCCCTCCTCCCGTTCGGGGAAACGACGGTGGCGGAGCATCTCATCCGGAACCTCAGGAGCATCGGACTCAGCGAGATTTACGTGGTCACAGGATTTCGTGCCGATGAACTCGCGGGGCGGATGGCCGCCTCGGGGGCCGTGCCGATCCACAACCCGCGCTTCGAAGAGGGGATGTTCTCCTCCATCCAGGCCGGAATCCAAAGCCTTCCTCGGGACCTCGACGGCTTTTTCGTCCTTCCGGTGGACACGCCGCTCGTGCGGCCGGGCACCTTTCACTTTCTGGCGAACGTACTTGACGCCTCCAACCGCAAAGGGATCTTCATTCCGCGTTTCTCGGGCAGAAGAGGCCACCCACCCCTCCTGGATGCGGGCTGGGCCGAGGCCATCCTGCAGTGGCAAGGCCCGTATGGGCTGCGAGGTTTTTTCCAGGCCCATTCCGGCAGCTGCGTGGAAGTGGACGTACCCGATCGGCTCATGCTGCTGGATATGGACACCCCCGAAAAATATCGGACCCTTCTCGAAGCGCTGCCCCGGCAGGATATCCCGGACCGGGAGGAATGCCTCGCACTGCTTCGCACTCTGAACACCCCGCCGGAAGAACTTCGCCGCATTCAGGAGGCATCGAGTCTGGCCTCTTTCCTGGGGCACACCCTCACGGCATGCGGGAACCCCGTGGACCTCCAACGCCTCGAGGCGGCTGCACTCCTGCAGCATCTCAAGCCTGCAGCATCAAAGCATTCGGAAAGCCTGGCCGCATTTCTAAAGGGCATCGGCTTCGGGCGTGTGGCCGAAACCCTGGCCGCCGCTGCGCACATCGACCCTCTCTCCACAGGGCCCCAGGAGGAGGCGGATATCCTCCTCCTGGCCGACTCTCATCTCCGCCGGGGGGCTGCTCCCGGCAGCGCGGCCTCTTCGGTTGGGACGCCGCCATCCTCCTTCGGAGAGCATGGGGGGCCCGAAGCGGACAGGCGCCGGATCGACAGGGTGCAGGCCCTCGAAAAGCGTTTTGAAGAAACCTGCGGGAAAACCATTTCGTGCGCACTCCAGGAGTATCGGGAACACGATGACAGGCGCCGGTCCCACGGTGTGACGGCCGGCTGA
- a CDS encoding (Fe-S)-binding protein translates to MTEALSPKRLPKDVQDHLSKFDLNACMTCGTCTNGCPITGTPGMEGWDTRKVLRMLVLGMLDEVVNSKFPWLCTGCGRCAYACPMGIDIPWIMLHMKHLRPRDEVPGILHKGAANALSTGNNMAIPQTDYFFLLSDLGNELAEEELPGFYVPVDKDDADILFFPNSKEVFADNEDMKWWWKIFYAAKENWTVPSENWESVDWGLFTGNYDAIKELARRKIDFVKKHRIKRMIMPDCGGGSYGCREGMKMCVHENPDNEINYIYLYDYLKELIETGRIKIDKSVNAGKIFTWHDSCKHGRELERHFGKGYYDEPRWIIQQCVDEFVEMEPGRANNFCCGAGGGMWPGPYEEEAAWHGRMKYNQIKNSGAHVVVVGCSNCHDQMMKRIPKFYPDYKYEVKYIWELVADSLVLDPWTEEEVARGEAEGAAQWERLGVDLDQEW, encoded by the coding sequence ATGACAGAGGCTCTCAGCCCGAAAAGACTACCCAAGGACGTTCAGGACCATTTATCCAAATTCGATCTCAACGCCTGCATGACCTGCGGCACCTGCACCAATGGGTGCCCCATCACGGGAACCCCCGGAATGGAGGGATGGGATACCCGCAAGGTTCTGCGCATGCTGGTCTTAGGCATGCTGGACGAGGTGGTGAATTCGAAGTTCCCCTGGCTCTGCACCGGCTGCGGCCGCTGCGCCTACGCCTGCCCGATGGGCATCGACATCCCGTGGATCATGCTGCACATGAAGCATCTGCGGCCCCGTGACGAAGTCCCCGGAATCCTCCACAAAGGCGCAGCCAACGCCCTGAGCACCGGCAACAACATGGCCATTCCCCAGACAGACTATTTCTTCCTGCTCTCGGACCTTGGCAACGAGCTGGCCGAGGAGGAATTGCCGGGCTTCTACGTCCCCGTCGACAAGGACGACGCCGACATCCTCTTCTTCCCCAACTCCAAAGAGGTCTTCGCGGACAACGAGGACATGAAATGGTGGTGGAAAATCTTCTATGCCGCAAAAGAAAACTGGACGGTCCCTTCGGAAAACTGGGAGTCGGTCGACTGGGGGCTCTTTACCGGCAACTATGATGCCATCAAGGAACTGGCGCGCCGGAAGATCGACTTCGTGAAAAAACATCGGATCAAGCGCATGATCATGCCTGACTGCGGAGGCGGATCGTACGGCTGCCGTGAAGGCATGAAGATGTGCGTCCACGAAAACCCCGACAACGAGATCAATTACATCTACCTCTACGATTACCTGAAGGAGCTCATCGAGACCGGCCGCATCAAGATCGACAAGAGCGTGAACGCCGGCAAGATCTTCACCTGGCACGACTCCTGCAAACATGGCCGTGAACTCGAACGGCACTTCGGCAAGGGTTACTATGACGAACCGCGCTGGATCATCCAGCAGTGCGTGGACGAGTTCGTCGAAATGGAGCCGGGCCGCGCGAACAACTTCTGCTGCGGCGCCGGCGGCGGGATGTGGCCCGGACCCTACGAAGAGGAAGCCGCCTGGCACGGCCGCATGAAATACAACCAGATCAAGAACTCCGGCGCCCACGTGGTGGTCGTCGGCTGTTCCAACTGCCACGACCAGATGATGAAGCGCATCCCCAAGTTCTACCCGGACTACAAGTATGAGGTGAAATACATCTGGGAACTGGTCGCCGACAGCCTCGTACTGGACCCCTGGACCGAAGAAGAGGTCGCCCGGGGCGAAGCCGAGGGCGCCGCCCAATGGGAGCGGCTGGGCGTCGACCTCGACCAGGAATGGTAG